The following coding sequences lie in one Myxococcales bacterium genomic window:
- the ndhC gene encoding NADH-quinone oxidoreductase subunit A: MLATYLPVVMMLGLAVLVAVGMFLATSLLGPKNMTAEKAMPYESGWVSSGAQDVRLSVKFFLTAILFVVFDVEAVFLYPWAVSFQELGWFGFMEMTTFLVVLGLALLYAWRKGALTWAD; this comes from the coding sequence ATGCTTGCCACCTACCTGCCAGTCGTGATGATGCTCGGGCTTGCCGTTCTCGTGGCGGTCGGGATGTTTTTGGCGACCTCACTGCTAGGGCCTAAGAATATGACGGCCGAGAAGGCCATGCCTTATGAGAGCGGTTGGGTCTCGAGTGGGGCGCAGGATGTGCGTCTGTCGGTCAAGTTCTTTCTGACGGCGATTCTATTCGTTGTATTTGATGTCGAGGCGGTGTTCTTGTATCCGTGGGCGGTGTCCTTTCAAGAACTTGGATGGTTTGGTTTCATGGAGATGACGACCTTTCTCGTCGTCCTAGGGCTCGCACTGCTTTACGCATGGCGAAAAGGAGCGTTGACATGGGCCGATTGA
- a CDS encoding ATP-dependent RecD-like DNA helicase: MTEPLPFSTRPSELKGQVETIVYRSADERFAVLRLKESNKGEVVTAVGPLCTVAEGEALRLYGRWATHAKHGARFLVERFSAIPPATREGLVKYLGSGLIPGIGPSVAARIVNRFGDRTLDVISTQSARLREVKGVGKARAMAIADAVRTRREEAETLAYLHGRGIGPALARAIYSRYKERTLHTLERDPYQVAEEIPGVGFRTADRLGLASGIERDDLRRVSSAVLYALRRAAEEGHTYLTRQELSQRLHTYMVPPATLPAALRHLDGRGEVQLEEGLVFPRALFVAECEVTRRLAQLSTFRPRPDSREAPPPKSQRGEHLNQLSALQHEAASASLATGLLVLTGGPGTGKTTAVSAIVDAHKAENHHIALCAPTGRAAKRLAEATGHPASTVHRLLEWNPATHAFGRNARNPLEADLVLVDEASMLDLPLCQHLLLAISRTTTVVLVGDANQLPPIGPGPVLRALLESNVGKVIRLTQVFRQAEKSAIVRCAHALLGGVLPDNTSTSPSGDGDLFIVRTKDAERSLERLLATLDRITKAYHLDPVQDVQVLSAMRKGPLGVVELNALLQTTLNPQAKPVSPGGLRSGDKVMQLRNDYDRDIYNGDLGSVVERRGEQTIIDFDGRKIIFEPKDLDSVALAYACTIHKAQGSEFPAVVVMLDTGHHILLNRALLYTAITRAKKIAVIIGPPRAIERAVRHAPAGRANTRLHERLITCVQEQRERHHETPAGNL; encoded by the coding sequence ATGACTGAACCCCTACCATTCTCCACCCGACCAAGCGAGCTAAAGGGACAGGTGGAGACTATCGTATATCGGAGCGCCGATGAGCGATTTGCCGTGCTTCGCCTCAAGGAATCAAATAAGGGAGAGGTGGTTACCGCCGTCGGACCCCTCTGTACCGTGGCCGAAGGCGAGGCACTTCGGCTATACGGCCGCTGGGCTACGCATGCAAAGCATGGTGCGCGGTTCTTGGTCGAGCGCTTTAGCGCCATCCCGCCTGCGACCCGCGAAGGCCTTGTGAAGTACCTGGGCTCCGGCCTCATACCGGGCATTGGACCCTCGGTCGCAGCGCGCATTGTCAACCGATTCGGTGATAGGACGCTCGACGTCATCTCAACCCAGTCCGCGCGGTTGCGCGAGGTGAAGGGGGTTGGAAAGGCACGCGCCATGGCCATTGCGGACGCTGTGCGCACGCGGCGCGAAGAAGCCGAGACCCTGGCGTATCTCCATGGCCGGGGCATCGGACCGGCTCTAGCCCGCGCGATTTACAGTCGCTACAAGGAGCGCACCCTGCACACCCTGGAACGCGACCCTTACCAGGTCGCCGAGGAAATTCCGGGCGTGGGGTTTCGCACGGCCGATCGGCTCGGGCTTGCTTCCGGTATCGAGCGGGATGATCTGAGGCGGGTCTCAAGCGCAGTGCTCTATGCATTGCGGCGCGCCGCCGAGGAAGGTCACACCTATCTCACACGCCAAGAGCTGTCCCAGAGACTGCACACATATATGGTGCCGCCTGCGACGTTACCCGCTGCGCTCAGGCACCTCGATGGACGGGGTGAGGTCCAGCTCGAGGAGGGCTTAGTGTTCCCGCGTGCGCTCTTTGTCGCTGAGTGCGAAGTCACAAGAAGGCTTGCCCAACTTTCCACGTTTCGTCCTCGGCCTGATTCGAGGGAAGCTCCCCCCCCAAAAAGCCAGCGTGGAGAACACCTCAACCAACTCTCAGCCCTTCAACACGAAGCCGCCTCAGCCAGCCTTGCTACAGGTCTGCTGGTCCTCACCGGCGGACCGGGCACGGGAAAAACCACCGCGGTCAGCGCTATCGTGGATGCGCACAAGGCCGAAAACCACCACATTGCTTTGTGCGCGCCTACCGGAAGGGCAGCGAAACGGCTGGCGGAAGCCACGGGGCATCCGGCCTCGACCGTGCATCGGCTCCTAGAGTGGAACCCCGCCACCCACGCGTTTGGACGCAATGCCCGTAACCCCTTAGAAGCCGATCTCGTGCTGGTGGACGAAGCTTCGATGCTGGATCTCCCGCTTTGTCAGCATTTGCTCTTGGCGATCTCGCGAACCACCACTGTTGTACTTGTGGGAGATGCCAACCAACTGCCACCCATCGGGCCAGGCCCCGTGTTGCGTGCATTGCTTGAAAGCAATGTTGGCAAAGTGATTCGGCTCACCCAGGTGTTTCGCCAGGCCGAGAAGAGCGCCATTGTGCGCTGCGCGCATGCGCTTTTAGGTGGCGTGTTGCCGGACAATACCTCTACCTCGCCGAGCGGTGATGGCGACCTGTTCATCGTGCGCACCAAGGACGCGGAGCGCAGCCTTGAGCGATTGCTTGCCACGCTGGATCGCATCACGAAGGCCTATCATCTCGACCCAGTCCAAGACGTCCAAGTGTTAAGCGCCATGCGGAAAGGCCCCCTCGGAGTCGTCGAGCTCAACGCTCTGTTACAGACCACCCTCAACCCGCAGGCGAAGCCCGTGTCTCCCGGTGGCCTTCGTTCGGGCGACAAAGTGATGCAATTGCGCAACGATTACGACCGCGACATCTACAATGGAGATCTCGGCAGCGTTGTCGAGCGGCGAGGCGAGCAAACAATCATAGACTTCGACGGACGAAAGATCATCTTTGAGCCTAAGGACTTGGACTCGGTCGCTCTCGCCTATGCGTGCACCATTCACAAAGCCCAAGGCAGTGAGTTTCCGGCGGTCGTGGTCATGCTTGACACCGGCCATCACATCTTGCTCAACCGTGCATTGCTTTACACCGCTATCACGCGCGCCAAGAAAATTGCTGTGATCATAGGGCCCCCGCGCGCTATCGAGCGCGCCGTCAGGCATGCGCCTGCGGGACGCGCCAACACACGGCTTCACGAGCGGTTGATCACATGCGTTCAAGAGCAGCGAGAACGCCATCATGAAACGCCGGCCGGAAACCTCTGA
- a CDS encoding aminopeptidase P N-terminal domain-containing protein, with product MQAIGEGVALFPAASVAYRNNDVPHEFRQDSDFYYLSGFEEPDSILLLSSHHPEHRVVLFVEPSNPERARWDGPRAGLEGAVEQYGADVAYPLDQLVQHLPQYLTGARRVHVRLDHGRHFTIKLLEILDKMRGQLRRGVVVPTEIVDPSQTLHRMRMSKSALEVDLMRHALSITRDAHHNALRTARSGAWEFEVEAELLRTFRAHGSPRAAYGSIVGSGNNATILHYRANNARLCDGDLVLIDAGCEWQYYASDITRTFPVNGYFTPPQRALYDIVLAAEEAAIGTVKPGATLEDVHHAALSVLVDGLISVGLCVGSRDDVLDDGSYRRFFMHKTSHWLGMDVHDVGDYAGPDGPVTLKPGYVLTVEPGLYVPKEHANGSIYGGIGVRIEDNVLVTPTGVDVLSADIPKRPYELEALLAER from the coding sequence ATGCAAGCTATCGGAGAGGGCGTGGCGCTCTTCCCCGCGGCATCCGTGGCGTATCGCAACAATGACGTGCCGCACGAATTTCGGCAAGACAGCGATTTCTACTATTTGAGCGGCTTTGAAGAGCCTGACAGCATCCTCCTGCTCAGCAGCCATCATCCGGAGCACCGGGTGGTCCTATTCGTGGAGCCGTCGAATCCGGAACGTGCCAGATGGGATGGGCCGAGAGCTGGATTGGAGGGTGCAGTCGAACAATACGGGGCCGACGTGGCGTATCCCCTCGATCAACTCGTGCAACACCTACCGCAGTATCTCACTGGGGCACGACGTGTTCACGTGAGACTCGATCACGGTCGACATTTTACCATTAAACTCTTGGAAATACTGGATAAAATGAGAGGCCAGCTTCGACGCGGGGTCGTGGTGCCGACGGAGATCGTCGATCCATCTCAGACCCTTCACCGCATGCGGATGTCCAAGTCGGCGCTAGAAGTGGATCTTATGCGCCATGCGTTAAGCATCACCCGAGACGCGCATCACAATGCCTTACGCACTGCGCGCTCAGGGGCGTGGGAGTTTGAAGTCGAAGCGGAGCTATTGCGGACCTTTCGCGCCCACGGCTCTCCCCGAGCCGCCTACGGCAGCATCGTGGGATCTGGCAATAACGCCACTATTCTTCACTACCGGGCGAACAACGCACGGTTGTGCGATGGCGACCTTGTGCTGATCGATGCAGGGTGCGAATGGCAGTATTACGCGTCGGATATCACGCGAACCTTTCCTGTGAACGGCTATTTTACGCCGCCACAACGGGCGCTCTACGACATCGTGCTAGCCGCAGAGGAGGCAGCCATCGGCACAGTCAAGCCCGGTGCCACCTTAGAGGACGTACACCACGCAGCGTTGAGCGTCCTTGTCGACGGGTTGATCTCAGTGGGACTGTGCGTGGGTTCGCGAGACGATGTCTTGGATGACGGCAGCTACCGCCGCTTTTTTATGCACAAGACCTCCCACTGGTTGGGAATGGACGTGCACGACGTGGGCGACTACGCTGGGCCTGATGGTCCGGTCACGCTCAAACCCGGGTACGTCTTGACCGTGGAGCCCGGTTTGTATGTGCCTAAAGAACACGCCAACGGCAGCATCTACGGCGGAATAGGTGTTCGCATCGAGGACAACGTGCTGGTCACGCCAACGGGCGTGGACGTTCTCAGCGCTGACATCCCAAAGCGCCCCTACGAGCTCGAAGCACTGCTTGCCGAACGCTAA
- a CDS encoding biopolymer transporter ExbD, with product MGMSQPAGDDDLITGINVTPLVDIVLVLLIILMVTASYIVSQTIPMELPTAKTGEAVASNQLSLSIDQQGKFYLNATPVSDEELRARARELVNSKQDARAIIAASGKTTHARVVQAIDILRQEKVTKFAINVRPEDLAK from the coding sequence ATGGGCATGTCACAACCCGCTGGCGACGATGATCTGATCACGGGCATCAACGTCACCCCCTTAGTAGATATCGTATTGGTTTTGCTGATCATTCTTATGGTGACCGCGAGTTATATTGTCTCACAGACCATCCCCATGGAGCTGCCAACGGCGAAAACGGGAGAAGCCGTTGCCAGCAACCAGCTCTCGCTGTCCATCGACCAGCAGGGTAAATTTTACCTGAATGCTACGCCCGTCTCCGATGAGGAGTTGCGCGCCCGTGCGCGCGAGCTGGTGAACTCGAAGCAAGACGCCCGCGCGATAATCGCGGCGAGCGGAAAAACGACGCACGCGCGTGTTGTTCAAGCGATTGACATTCTTCGGCAGGAAAAAGTGACTAAGTTTGCCATCAATGTTCGGCCTGAAGACCTTGCCAAGTGA
- a CDS encoding beta-lactamase family protein, translating to MSHDRIKAEATRMLKAGVTGNVFPGGVACIGWREAGVPVFVEAWAGKLSAELGGVSARTLYDLASVTKPFVAMTALRLLETGKIALDTRADRMLPDVRGGVGGESTLEMLLSHRSKLSAWGGLFLDVPHDIGSPAARRWILSEASRRRKETPDSVVYSDLGYLIAGEAVSRQMGKALDYLVRTEITEPLGISNDVFFPASFPPDKRAPIVARSAPTEWCEWRGRLVRGEVHDENAAAFGGVAGHAGLFGTARGVAQFGRTMLEVLAGRSNFIPTADLANALRDRGDGDPHRLGWEAKSDTDSSAGKRMGADSFGHLGFTGTSVWCDPTNDVVVALLSNRVHPSRANEKIRGFRPAFHDGVLAALERM from the coding sequence GTGAGTCACGACCGAATTAAGGCCGAGGCCACACGTATGCTCAAAGCTGGCGTGACAGGGAACGTGTTCCCGGGAGGCGTGGCGTGCATTGGGTGGCGGGAGGCAGGCGTTCCCGTGTTCGTGGAGGCGTGGGCTGGCAAGCTGTCGGCCGAGTTAGGCGGTGTTTCAGCGCGCACACTGTACGATTTGGCGTCGGTGACCAAACCGTTTGTGGCAATGACGGCGCTCCGTCTGCTGGAGACGGGAAAAATCGCGCTCGATACGCGTGCCGATCGCATGCTGCCCGATGTGCGCGGCGGCGTGGGGGGAGAGTCTACCTTAGAGATGCTGCTATCCCATCGCTCTAAACTTTCCGCATGGGGAGGATTGTTTCTAGATGTCCCCCATGACATCGGGAGCCCCGCTGCACGGCGTTGGATCTTAAGCGAAGCTTCGAGGCGGCGTAAAGAGACGCCCGACAGCGTGGTCTATAGTGATCTGGGTTATCTGATTGCGGGGGAAGCAGTATCCCGACAGATGGGCAAGGCTCTGGATTATCTTGTCCGCACCGAGATAACGGAGCCGTTGGGCATTTCCAATGATGTTTTTTTCCCCGCCTCCTTTCCCCCGGACAAGCGGGCCCCTATTGTCGCGCGATCCGCGCCGACGGAATGGTGTGAGTGGCGGGGGAGGCTTGTGCGTGGCGAGGTGCACGACGAAAACGCAGCCGCGTTTGGCGGGGTTGCGGGTCATGCGGGCTTGTTTGGTACCGCCCGGGGCGTCGCGCAATTCGGAAGAACGATGTTAGAAGTGCTCGCAGGGCGCTCCAACTTTATACCCACCGCTGATTTAGCAAATGCGTTGCGGGATCGGGGTGATGGAGATCCGCATCGCCTAGGATGGGAAGCAAAGTCCGACACTGACAGCTCTGCGGGCAAGCGCATGGGCGCAGACAGCTTCGGTCATTTGGGTTTTACGGGCACATCCGTCTGGTGTGACCCCACCAATGACGTGGTTGTCGCCCTCTTGTCCAACCGGGTCCATCCGAGTCGCGCCAACGAAAAGATCAGAGGTTTCCGGCCGGCGTTTCATGATGGCGTTCTCGCTGCTCTTGAACGCATGTGA
- a CDS encoding lamin tail domain-containing protein encodes MDETDVMMMFLAARLVARAVTPCMGWAPYLASPPPQPLRLASDNRTMRFLVRLGWCLPALLITECLGDAPPFNERPEAGALAETWPADGSQGVAQNLRVLAVRFPERAALQEPLRLLDEVTGEAIPLQSLGGECASIGWPTGICAIAAPKSALNARTSYRVVFKGTAEDGLSLEGQSLFRTGIGRDTLPPRLEPLECALDEAALSVGCALMGDVYGTLRVRSNEPVRLWLKAGDAACSAIAPRETASLLLRGLAPATRVKAKLQIADAADNLLEQDFLLQTYAELPKLSISKILANPIGKEPDQEFIEIHNFGSTPMELQGFQVSDNVSRIGDIFPHSMILSANGRALVVAEGFDAQSVVDSAIPSGIPLVRVQGPLGTGGLSNSGEVILLRDAQGRRLSAAPALPSPQAGACWFRTGQDPRSDSPEQFSYEPLWDCDPGRPVAPDND; translated from the coding sequence GTGGATGAGACAGACGTCATGATGATGTTTCTAGCCGCTCGACTTGTAGCACGGGCTGTGACGCCCTGCATGGGATGGGCGCCGTACTTGGCGAGCCCCCCCCCGCAACCCCTGCGTCTTGCCAGCGATAACCGCACGATGCGTTTTCTTGTGCGGTTAGGATGGTGCCTCCCTGCGCTGCTAATCACCGAGTGTCTCGGAGACGCTCCTCCATTTAACGAGCGCCCCGAAGCAGGCGCACTTGCCGAGACCTGGCCCGCTGATGGCAGTCAGGGCGTGGCGCAGAACCTCCGCGTCCTCGCTGTGCGGTTTCCCGAACGCGCGGCTTTACAAGAACCGCTCAGGCTTTTGGACGAGGTGACGGGCGAGGCGATACCGCTTCAATCGCTAGGGGGCGAATGCGCCAGCATCGGATGGCCCACGGGAATTTGTGCTATCGCCGCACCCAAAAGCGCGCTGAATGCCCGGACGTCATATCGCGTCGTTTTCAAAGGGACGGCGGAAGATGGTCTCTCCTTAGAAGGACAGTCCCTATTTCGGACCGGCATCGGTCGCGACACCCTTCCGCCGCGCTTGGAGCCGCTTGAATGTGCGCTCGATGAAGCCGCCCTCAGCGTGGGATGCGCATTAATGGGCGACGTCTATGGAACACTGCGTGTACGAAGCAACGAACCCGTTCGCCTTTGGCTGAAGGCCGGGGATGCCGCGTGCTCAGCGATTGCTCCGCGGGAGACGGCATCCTTGTTGCTGAGGGGGCTTGCGCCTGCTACCCGTGTAAAGGCCAAGTTACAGATCGCAGATGCCGCAGATAACCTTCTTGAGCAGGATTTTCTGCTTCAGACCTATGCCGAGCTGCCGAAACTCAGCATTAGTAAGATCCTGGCCAATCCGATCGGGAAAGAGCCCGATCAAGAGTTCATAGAGATTCACAATTTCGGCTCTACTCCCATGGAATTGCAGGGGTTTCAGGTTTCGGACAACGTAAGCCGCATTGGGGATATTTTTCCCCATTCCATGATTCTTTCCGCAAATGGCCGCGCGCTCGTGGTGGCGGAGGGATTTGATGCGCAAAGCGTAGTCGATAGCGCCATCCCGTCGGGCATTCCTCTTGTCCGTGTGCAGGGGCCCTTGGGCACGGGGGGTCTGTCGAACAGCGGCGAAGTCATATTGCTGAGAGATGCCCAAGGCCGCCGGCTCTCCGCAGCCCCAGCATTGCCCTCGCCTCAAGCGGGCGCATGCTGGTTTCGGACCGGACAAGACCCGCGTAGTGACAGCCCGGAGCAATTCTCGTACGAGCCATTATGGGACTGCGATCCCGGCCGGCCGGTTGCTCCCGACAATGACTGA
- a CDS encoding YggS family pyridoxal phosphate-dependent enzyme, producing the protein MACDPQRLERVQRNIRASLAKDGRALDDVVLIAVSKGHPPETIREAYGCGLRDFGENYAQELRGKAEVLADLPELRWHMIGHVQGNKVKVLAPLVTAVHTVDSLRLLSRLDAARGECDRCLEVFIQVNLSRETQKSGCPPENVGEIIDGAARLANVEVVGLMLVPARAELGERRASFRELRELAEQHGLSGLSMGMSEDYEVALKEGATHVRVGQALFGPRP; encoded by the coding sequence ATGGCATGCGATCCCCAACGGCTAGAACGTGTTCAGCGGAACATTCGGGCGTCATTGGCAAAGGACGGACGAGCGTTGGATGACGTGGTTCTCATCGCTGTTAGCAAAGGCCACCCGCCAGAAACCATTCGCGAGGCCTATGGGTGCGGGTTACGCGATTTTGGCGAAAATTATGCGCAGGAACTGCGTGGCAAGGCTGAAGTGTTGGCGGATTTGCCCGAACTACGCTGGCACATGATAGGCCATGTGCAGGGCAACAAAGTAAAGGTGCTCGCCCCACTCGTGACCGCAGTGCATACCGTGGACTCCTTGCGGCTGCTTTCCCGTCTCGACGCTGCCCGGGGTGAGTGCGATAGATGTCTCGAGGTATTTATCCAGGTCAATCTTTCGCGCGAGACCCAAAAATCCGGATGCCCTCCCGAAAATGTCGGGGAAATTATCGACGGTGCTGCCCGACTTGCGAATGTCGAAGTCGTCGGTCTTATGCTGGTGCCGGCGAGAGCAGAGCTCGGCGAAAGGCGCGCGAGTTTTCGCGAGCTTCGCGAACTCGCAGAGCAGCACGGGCTCTCGGGTCTTTCGATGGGAATGAGCGAAGATTACGAAGTTGCACTGAAAGAGGGCGCAACCCATGTTCGGGTCGGGCAGGCCTTGTTTGGCCCGCGCCCTTGA
- a CDS encoding pyrroline-5-carboxylate reductase: MDVSAHRIAFIGAGNMAQALIKGMISDGSYAACDITASDVRQDLLDEVAGLLGIQTVSRNAEAVKEARCVVIAVKPARVRDVLREIAPHLPTGALIISIAAGIRIASLARHLPPNVPIVRAMPNTPALVGQGATGISAGPFASEADMAIALALFDSVGTTITVSEAGLDAVTALSGSGPGYVFRFIEVLIEAGVANGLSPESSRELVIQTVQGAVALLLHTKKSPEVLRAEVSSPGGTTLAGLDALHTHGFAEAVRHAVAAARQRALTLDPDRT; encoded by the coding sequence ATGGACGTGTCCGCACATCGCATTGCATTCATCGGCGCAGGCAATATGGCCCAAGCGCTTATCAAGGGGATGATCAGCGATGGGAGTTACGCCGCGTGCGACATTACCGCGTCGGATGTTCGGCAAGACCTGCTTGATGAGGTCGCCGGGCTTCTCGGCATCCAGACTGTTTCTCGTAACGCCGAAGCCGTGAAAGAGGCCAGATGCGTCGTCATCGCTGTCAAGCCTGCAAGGGTCCGAGATGTACTTAGGGAGATCGCTCCGCATCTGCCCACAGGTGCCCTCATCATCTCCATTGCGGCGGGAATCCGCATCGCAAGTTTAGCGCGACATCTGCCTCCAAATGTTCCAATCGTTCGAGCCATGCCCAATACGCCAGCCTTGGTTGGCCAAGGTGCCACGGGAATTTCTGCGGGCCCCTTTGCCTCGGAAGCGGACATGGCCATCGCATTGGCCCTTTTCGACAGCGTAGGCACGACCATCACGGTCAGCGAAGCTGGGCTGGATGCGGTCACCGCGCTCAGCGGATCGGGACCGGGATACGTGTTCCGGTTTATTGAAGTGCTTATCGAAGCAGGAGTCGCAAACGGCCTGAGTCCGGAAAGCAGCCGCGAACTCGTCATTCAGACGGTTCAGGGTGCAGTAGCGCTCTTGTTGCATACCAAGAAGAGCCCGGAAGTGCTGCGCGCGGAGGTGAGCAGCCCGGGAGGGACGACGCTCGCGGGACTTGATGCGCTCCACACGCATGGCTTCGCCGAAGCCGTGCGCCACGCAGTCGCAGCGGCAAGGCAGCGTGCCCTGACGCTCGACCCCGATCGTACATAG
- a CDS encoding MotA/TolQ/ExbB proton channel family protein: MNIQERMTAFAMLGAGWVMWLLVGLSVLCLAVVIERGLFLWTCRDNIQKLKRDLVDRLTHGDLQGAKQQLSGSKSFEARIVTVGLESAQAGAASAEERMAGESSASRLQMERYLAFLGTVGNNAPFIGLLGTVIGVIRAFQSLESSAGRVSEGLMAEIGEALVATAIGILVALPAVAFYNYFQRVVKSRLSQADAMGREVLAYLKTQTKASTLSSRPTRVD, encoded by the coding sequence ATGAATATTCAAGAACGCATGACCGCATTCGCGATGCTAGGAGCCGGCTGGGTGATGTGGCTTCTCGTGGGTCTTTCAGTGTTGTGCCTGGCGGTCGTCATCGAGCGTGGGCTGTTTCTTTGGACCTGCCGCGACAACATCCAAAAGCTCAAACGTGATCTGGTGGACCGGCTCACCCATGGCGATTTACAGGGCGCCAAGCAACAGCTCTCAGGCTCGAAATCTTTCGAGGCGCGCATTGTCACAGTGGGGCTCGAGTCGGCTCAAGCGGGCGCCGCCTCGGCAGAAGAACGCATGGCCGGAGAGTCTTCGGCTTCCCGGCTACAGATGGAGCGCTATTTGGCGTTTCTCGGAACGGTCGGTAACAACGCCCCGTTTATCGGTTTGCTCGGCACGGTTATTGGAGTGATTCGTGCCTTCCAATCGCTCGAAAGCAGCGCAGGCAGGGTGTCTGAAGGACTCATGGCGGAAATCGGCGAGGCGCTGGTTGCGACCGCAATTGGTATTCTGGTGGCTCTCCCCGCGGTGGCTTTCTATAACTACTTTCAGCGCGTCGTGAAATCCCGCCTGTCCCAAGCGGACGCCATGGGGCGCGAGGTGCTCGCGTACCTGAAAACCCAGACCAAGGCCAGCACCCTCTCATCGCGGCCTACGCGAGTGGATTAG
- a CDS encoding helix-turn-helix domain-containing protein, whose translation MTSVSSTSEHDSSKPAYSRVIAIAGAKGGVGKTTIAVNAALCLAALGRRVVLVDADRLAGNVHILLGIQRPLSNGKVTEMTRTEKSEPLFGAVLSETPYARLQVLYANVDQWPDGLKNLVRYRKLTQAVAHLDADHVVMDLGDGMDGALVDTFFGADVGLLVTTPDASAIENVQRFVRASFWRGLRRIQPGRGSVAAWAQRLRKISGMSAPHELLKRLLAEGDPIVSELQQLIHSFRLNLVVNQTRVRQDLTLGDGVAIAIKRGLGLQVDYVGHVSHDEALWLCARKRRPLMIESPGSKAGRCIEKLVRRTVSRQRLPSPLNGVPMGSCFEWLGVGRGATDEEVRRAFKRMKEIFGAESLAVHGLFDAEELRAVHDQLEEAYSVLLDPGRRRAYEHTLFSTSPPAEVGSEAPMVPNPDALSRFPEIGPDTQYSGALLRAIREAQGIELDYVSRHTKIGIGYLTAIEEDNFGALPEKVYVRGYVAELAKMLRLDARQVSRTYIRKLESHRSDAVSQ comes from the coding sequence ATGACGTCTGTCTCATCCACCAGCGAGCACGATTCCTCAAAGCCAGCGTATTCTCGTGTGATTGCCATTGCCGGGGCAAAAGGGGGCGTCGGAAAAACCACCATTGCAGTGAATGCCGCGCTTTGTCTGGCGGCGCTTGGGCGAAGGGTGGTGCTCGTGGACGCCGATCGTTTGGCAGGCAACGTGCACATACTGCTCGGAATCCAGCGACCGTTGTCGAACGGGAAGGTGACTGAGATGACGCGCACGGAAAAATCGGAGCCGTTGTTCGGCGCCGTGTTGTCAGAAACTCCGTATGCTCGTCTGCAAGTTTTGTACGCCAATGTCGATCAATGGCCGGACGGCTTAAAGAACCTGGTGCGTTATCGCAAATTAACTCAGGCCGTTGCCCACCTCGATGCCGATCACGTTGTCATGGATTTGGGGGATGGTATGGACGGGGCGCTTGTCGATACATTCTTCGGCGCCGATGTGGGTCTCTTAGTGACCACGCCAGACGCATCTGCGATTGAAAACGTGCAGCGCTTTGTGCGGGCAAGCTTTTGGCGGGGCCTCAGGCGCATTCAGCCGGGGCGGGGATCAGTAGCGGCATGGGCGCAGCGGCTTCGAAAAATTTCGGGCATGTCGGCGCCTCACGAACTCTTAAAGCGCCTTCTGGCAGAGGGCGATCCCATCGTTTCTGAATTACAGCAACTCATTCACTCGTTCCGCTTGAATTTGGTCGTCAATCAGACACGCGTTCGGCAGGATCTAACGCTTGGCGATGGCGTCGCTATCGCGATCAAGCGTGGTCTGGGCCTGCAGGTGGACTATGTGGGGCACGTTAGCCATGACGAGGCTTTGTGGTTGTGCGCCCGAAAGCGCCGGCCTCTCATGATAGAGAGTCCGGGAAGCAAGGCGGGCCGGTGTATTGAGAAGCTCGTGCGTCGAACCGTAAGCCGCCAACGTTTGCCGAGCCCGCTCAATGGTGTTCCTATGGGCAGTTGTTTCGAATGGTTAGGAGTAGGACGCGGTGCAACCGACGAGGAAGTTCGTCGTGCGTTTAAGCGTATGAAAGAAATATTTGGCGCGGAATCTTTGGCTGTCCACGGGCTATTTGACGCCGAGGAGCTAAGGGCTGTGCATGACCAGCTGGAGGAAGCCTATTCCGTGTTGCTCGACCCTGGCCGTCGGCGTGCCTACGAGCATACATTGTTTTCCACAAGCCCCCCGGCCGAAGTGGGTTCGGAAGCGCCTATGGTGCCTAATCCCGATGCGCTCTCTCGGTTCCCGGAGATAGGTCCTGATACCCAATACAGCGGCGCGCTCTTGCGCGCTATAAGGGAGGCGCAGGGCATCGAGCTCGATTATGTGTCACGTCACACCAAGATTGGGATTGGGTATCTCACAGCGATTGAAGAGGATAACTTTGGAGCCTTACCGGAGAAGGTATACGTCCGCGGCTATGTCGCCGAGCTCGCGAAGATGCTGCGTCTCGATGCCAGGCAGGTGAGTCGGACCTATATTCGCAAGCTGGAATCGCATCGTAGCGATGCTGTCTCGCAGTAG